A region of the Thermodesulfobacteriota bacterium genome:
TCCACAGCCATTTTTATCTGCAATCCTGCATGGTGCATCAGCGTGTCGCCCAGTTCCGGGTCCATCGTCATGGTGGCCATGCAGGGGTGATTGTGGTGGAGGATGCCCGCATTTTCCACCGCATCTTTCCAGTGGGCTCCTAAAAGGTGTTCTGCGACATACCGGGTATTTCCACAGGGGGCATCCCGGAGGACCCTGACCGCCTTCACCTTCTCGTTCTCGAAGTCGATCTCCACCTTGGGCCTCCCGAAATAACGAAGAAACTCCTGGACGAGATCGGTTGGGGTCATCTTCTCGTTCAGGGTGCAGAAGGTCATGGGATAAAGGAACTCGATTCCCTTTGCCTCGAGTTTCCTTTTCAGTTGCCTTGCCAATCCCGTGGTCAGGAAGGCCTTATTATCGATGGGAGCGATCACGGCCTTGGCCC
Encoded here:
- a CDS encoding DUF166 family protein codes for the protein AKAVIAPIDNKAFLTTGLARQLKRKLEAKGIEFLYPMTFCTLNEKMTPTDLVQEFLRYFGRPKVEIDFENEKVKAVRVLRDAPCGNTRYVAEHLLGAHWKDAVENAGILHHNHPCMATMTMDPELGDTLMHHAGLQIKMAVEEAIKKNREA